One Scophthalmus maximus strain ysfricsl-2021 chromosome 1, ASM2237912v1, whole genome shotgun sequence genomic region harbors:
- the snap91a gene encoding clathrin coat assembly protein AP180 isoform X5, translated as MSGQTLTDRIAAAQYSLTGSEVARAVCKSTTHEQTAPKKKHLEYLIQATQETTVNVPQMADTLMERAGNASWVVVFKALITTHHLMVQGNERFLQFLASRNTLFNLSNFLDKTGSHGYDMSTFIRRYSRYLNEKAFAYRQMSFDFGRVKKGAEGAMRTMSVEKLLKGMPTLQSQIDALLDFDVHPPELNNAVINACFLLLFRDLIKLYACYNDGIINLLEKFFQMKRSQCKDGLEIYKRFLTRMTRVSEFFKIAEQVGIDKNDIPELTQAPESLLESLETHLNTLEGKKPEDKSPTKPDATANNSSTAAAAAAAAAAPAKHAPPAPAGGPPARPGPPAKPPPPAVTPTAPARTATANAAAAAAATAASNALIDDGFLLDLDPISSSSTGGAAVASSMTGWGDLLAEATPAASDGASDALLAEGESADADDADDADDADDAAAAPKAAAAAAAAAAAAAAPVPASLPISAPTATSAAVMDLFGDAFAPSPGDGPAAAAAGPAADAFGGSDPFATTEGSADIAPGLDLFAMRPADTGAAAAAAAAASPTSSEAPTIVVPVAAPAAPTPSSTTTTTTATTESAAAPTLDIFGDMFDSMPEQSPATESKAATTPSVDLFGADSFASPAAAAAPSPGASSPPRAEPAPVIDLLDAFSGPVEDAQSAAPGGPADDLLGGLMSPTLAPTAAPPLAPLAPVPVQNDLLESGFDALGSLLSPTPPVPAAAAEPVTASPAPSGGFDASMFGGLGDLLMPAVTPQSTGGSAAGSAAGSMGTPVAAGGVAAAPPAAKAIGGDLDSSLANLIGDLGVKKKDPQSEKKLTGGANWTPKVAPTSWATPGAPMAGATPGAPGAPGAAPPGVAVAPPMSAQPGFGTPAAAGPGAPMMQPMMGQPMMGQPMMGQPMIRAPFTAAAGAAAPGAPISPGPACQSPKKPKDPLAELDLKDFL; from the exons ACCTGATCCAGGCCACCCAGGAGACCACGGTGAACGTCCCCCAGATGGCCGACACACTGATGGAGAGGGCCGGCAACGCCAGCTGGGTGGTGGTTTTCAAAGCCCTGATCACCACACACCACCTCATGGTGCAAGGCAACGAG AGATTCCTGCAGTTCCTGGCTTCGAGAAACACCTTGTTCAACCTCAGCAACTTCCTGGACAAAACCGGTTCCCATG GCTACGACATGTCCACATTTATCAGACGCTACAGCCGCTATCTCAACGAGAAGGCTTTCGCCTACAGACAGATGTCTTTTGACTTTGGACGAGTCAAGAAAGG AGCTGAGGGAGCGATGAGGACCATGTCAGTGGAGAAGCTGCTGAAAGGGATGCCCACGCTGCAGAGCCAGATCGACGCCCTGCTGGACTTTGAC GTGCATCCACCAGAGCTGAACAACGCGGTGATAAACGCCTGCTTTCTGCTGCTCTTCAGAGATCTGATCAAGTTGTACGCCTGCTACAACGACGGCATCATCAACCTGCTCG AAAAATTCTTCCAGATGAAGCGAAGCCAGTGTAAAGACGGGCTGGAGATCTACAAGAGATTCCTGACACGGATGACGAGGGTTTCGGAGTTCTTCAAAATCGCCGAG CAAGTGGGAATAGACAAAAATGACATACCTGAACTCACTCAG GCCCCGGAGAGTCTTCTGGAGTCCCTGGAGACCCACCTCAACACTCTGGAGGGGAAGAAGCC GGAGGATAA gtcgCCCACTAAG CCGGACGCGACGGCCAACAACAGCTCgacggcggcggctgctgctgctgctgctgctgcaccggcCAAGCATGCGCCTCCCGCTCCAGCCGGCGGTCCCCCCGCTCGCCCCGGGCCTCCTGCCAAACCTCCCCCGCCCGCCGTCACCCCCACTGCTCCGGCCCGCACCGCCACCGCCaacgccgccgctgccgctgccgccacCGCTGCCAGCAA TGCCCTTATTGATGATGGGTTCTTGTTGGATCTAGACCCGATTTCCTCCTCGTCAACGGGGGGCGCCGCCGTTGCCTCCTCCATGACGGGATGGGGAG ATCTCCTGGCTGAGG CAACTCCGGCTGCCTCTGATGGAGCTTCTGACGCTCTCCTGGCGGAGGGAGAGTCTGCCGACGCCGATGACGCCGACGATGCCGACGATGCAGACGATGCAGCTGCCGCACCcaaagccgccgccgccgccgccgccgccgccgccgccgctgccgcacCAGTGCCCGCCTCTCTGCCCATCTCCGCTCCCACCGCCACCTCAGCCGCTGTCATGGACCTTTTCGGAG ATGCGTTTGCACCCTCCCCAGGAGACGGTCCTGCCGCCGCGGCCGCGGGCCCCGCCGCTGATGCGTTCGGTGGATCTG ACCCCTTTGCAACGACGGAGGGGAGTGCGGACATTGCTCCCGGGCTGGACCTGTTCGCCATGAGGCCCGCCGACAcgggggccgccgccgccgccgccgccgccgcctctcccACCTCCAGTGAGGCGCCGACCATCGTCGTCCCCGTCGCTGCCCCCGCTGCCCCCACCCcttcttccaccaccaccaccaccaccgccaccacagAGTCTGCAGCCGCCCCGACTCTAGATATCTTTGGTG ATATGTTTGATTCTATGCCTGAGCAAAGCCCCGCCACAGAATCCAAAGCTGCTACCACTCCTAGCGTAGACCTTTTCGGTGCAG ACTCGTTCGCGTCCCCGGCTGCCGCGGCCGCCCCGTCCCCAGGAGCCTCATCTCCGCCCAGAGCAGAGCCGGCGCCAGTCATCGACCTGCTGG ACGCCTTCAGCGGCCCCGTGGAGGACGCGCAGAGCGCCGCTCCTGGAGGGCCTGCAGACGACCTGCTGGGAG GCCTGATGTCCCCCACCCTGGCCCCCACTGCCGCCCCACCCCTGGCTCCCTTGGCCCCCGTCCCGGTGCAGAACGACCTCTTGGAGTCGGGGTTCGACGCCCTGGGCTCGCTGCTGTCTCCGACCCCACCGGTACCCGCTGCCGCTGCGGAGCCTGTGACCGCCTCACcggcgccctctggtggcttcGATGCTTCGA TGTTCGGCGGACTAGGCGACCTGCTGATGCCCGCCGTCACGCCCCAGAGCACCGGGGGCAGCGCCGCCGGCAGCGCGGCGGGAAGCATGGGAACTCCCGTCGCGGCGGGGGGCGTGGCGGCCGCGCCCCCGGCCGCCAAGGCCATCGGCGGGGACCTGGACTCGTCGCTGGCCAACCTGATCGGAG ACCTGGGAGTCAAGAAAAA GGATCCGCAGAGTGAGAAGAAGCTGACCGGAGGTGCCAACTGGACGCCAAAGGTGGCCCCCACAAGCTGGGCCACACCCGGAGCCCCCATG GCCGGCGCCACCCCCGGAGCTCCCGGGGCACCAGGGGCAGCTCCGCCCGGCGTAGCCGTGGCGCCGCCGATGAGCGCGCAGCCCGGCTTTGGCACG CCGGCAGCGGCAGGGCCGGGAGCCCCCATGATGCAGCCCATGATGGGGCAGCCCATGATGGGGCAGCCCATGATGGGGCAGCCCATGATCAGAGCtcccttcacagctgcagctggagccgCCGCACCAGGAGCaccg ATCTCTCCCGGACCAGCGTGCCAGAGTCCCAAGAAGCCCAAGGATCCACTGGCGGAACTCGACCTCAAGGATTTCTTATAA
- the snap91a gene encoding clathrin coat assembly protein AP180 isoform X1, with translation MSGQTLTDRIAAAQYSLTGSEVARAVCKSTTHEQTAPKKKHLEYLIQATQETTVNVPQMADTLMERAGNASWVVVFKALITTHHLMVQGNERFLQFLASRNTLFNLSNFLDKTGSHGYDMSTFIRRYSRYLNEKAFAYRQMSFDFGRVKKGAEGAMRTMSVEKLLKGMPTLQSQIDALLDFDVHPPELNNAVINACFLLLFRDLIKLYACYNDGIINLLEKFFQMKRSQCKDGLEIYKRFLTRMTRVSEFFKIAEQVGIDKNDIPELTQAPESLLESLETHLNTLEGKKPEDKSPTKPDATANNSSTAAAAAAAAAAPAKHAPPAPAGGPPARPGPPAKPPPPAVTPTAPARTATANAAAAAAATAASNALIDDGFLLDLDPISSSSTGGAAVASSMTGWGDLLAEATPAASDGASDALLAEGESADADDADDADDADDAAAAPKAAAAAAAAAAAAAAPVPASLPISAPTATSAAVMDLFGDAFAPSPGDGPAAAAAGPAADAFGGSDPFATTEGSADIAPGLDLFAMRPADTGAAAAAAAAASPTSSEAPTIVVPVAAPAAPTPSSTTTTTTATTESAAAPTLDIFGDMFDSMPEQSPATESKAATTPSVDLFGADLPAVSRGPSPLPELPPPGDIVTDSFASPAAAAAPSPGASSPPRAEPAPVIDLLDAFSGPVEDAQSAAPGGPADDLLGGLMSPTLAPTAAPPLAPLAPVPVQNDLLESGFDALGSLLSPTPPVPAAAAEPVTASPAPSGGFDASMFGGLGDLLMPAVTPQSTGGSAAGSAAGSMGTPVAAGGVAAAPPAAKAIGGDLDSSLANLIGDLGVKKKDPQSEKKLTGGANWTPKVAPTSWATPGAPMAGATPGAPGAPGAAPPGVAVAPPMSAQPGFGTPAAAGPGAPMMQPMMGQPMMGQPMMGQPMIRAPFTAAAGAAAPGAPISPGPACQSPKKPKDPLAELDLKDFL, from the exons ACCTGATCCAGGCCACCCAGGAGACCACGGTGAACGTCCCCCAGATGGCCGACACACTGATGGAGAGGGCCGGCAACGCCAGCTGGGTGGTGGTTTTCAAAGCCCTGATCACCACACACCACCTCATGGTGCAAGGCAACGAG AGATTCCTGCAGTTCCTGGCTTCGAGAAACACCTTGTTCAACCTCAGCAACTTCCTGGACAAAACCGGTTCCCATG GCTACGACATGTCCACATTTATCAGACGCTACAGCCGCTATCTCAACGAGAAGGCTTTCGCCTACAGACAGATGTCTTTTGACTTTGGACGAGTCAAGAAAGG AGCTGAGGGAGCGATGAGGACCATGTCAGTGGAGAAGCTGCTGAAAGGGATGCCCACGCTGCAGAGCCAGATCGACGCCCTGCTGGACTTTGAC GTGCATCCACCAGAGCTGAACAACGCGGTGATAAACGCCTGCTTTCTGCTGCTCTTCAGAGATCTGATCAAGTTGTACGCCTGCTACAACGACGGCATCATCAACCTGCTCG AAAAATTCTTCCAGATGAAGCGAAGCCAGTGTAAAGACGGGCTGGAGATCTACAAGAGATTCCTGACACGGATGACGAGGGTTTCGGAGTTCTTCAAAATCGCCGAG CAAGTGGGAATAGACAAAAATGACATACCTGAACTCACTCAG GCCCCGGAGAGTCTTCTGGAGTCCCTGGAGACCCACCTCAACACTCTGGAGGGGAAGAAGCC GGAGGATAA gtcgCCCACTAAG CCGGACGCGACGGCCAACAACAGCTCgacggcggcggctgctgctgctgctgctgctgcaccggcCAAGCATGCGCCTCCCGCTCCAGCCGGCGGTCCCCCCGCTCGCCCCGGGCCTCCTGCCAAACCTCCCCCGCCCGCCGTCACCCCCACTGCTCCGGCCCGCACCGCCACCGCCaacgccgccgctgccgctgccgccacCGCTGCCAGCAA TGCCCTTATTGATGATGGGTTCTTGTTGGATCTAGACCCGATTTCCTCCTCGTCAACGGGGGGCGCCGCCGTTGCCTCCTCCATGACGGGATGGGGAG ATCTCCTGGCTGAGG CAACTCCGGCTGCCTCTGATGGAGCTTCTGACGCTCTCCTGGCGGAGGGAGAGTCTGCCGACGCCGATGACGCCGACGATGCCGACGATGCAGACGATGCAGCTGCCGCACCcaaagccgccgccgccgccgccgccgccgccgccgccgctgccgcacCAGTGCCCGCCTCTCTGCCCATCTCCGCTCCCACCGCCACCTCAGCCGCTGTCATGGACCTTTTCGGAG ATGCGTTTGCACCCTCCCCAGGAGACGGTCCTGCCGCCGCGGCCGCGGGCCCCGCCGCTGATGCGTTCGGTGGATCTG ACCCCTTTGCAACGACGGAGGGGAGTGCGGACATTGCTCCCGGGCTGGACCTGTTCGCCATGAGGCCCGCCGACAcgggggccgccgccgccgccgccgccgccgcctctcccACCTCCAGTGAGGCGCCGACCATCGTCGTCCCCGTCGCTGCCCCCGCTGCCCCCACCCcttcttccaccaccaccaccaccaccgccaccacagAGTCTGCAGCCGCCCCGACTCTAGATATCTTTGGTG ATATGTTTGATTCTATGCCTGAGCAAAGCCCCGCCACAGAATCCAAAGCTGCTACCACTCCTAGCGTAGACCTTTTCGGTGCAG ACCTTCCTGCTGTTTCACGCGGGCCCTCTCCTTTGCCCGAGCTGCCTCCGCCTGGAGACATTGTAACAG ACTCGTTCGCGTCCCCGGCTGCCGCGGCCGCCCCGTCCCCAGGAGCCTCATCTCCGCCCAGAGCAGAGCCGGCGCCAGTCATCGACCTGCTGG ACGCCTTCAGCGGCCCCGTGGAGGACGCGCAGAGCGCCGCTCCTGGAGGGCCTGCAGACGACCTGCTGGGAG GCCTGATGTCCCCCACCCTGGCCCCCACTGCCGCCCCACCCCTGGCTCCCTTGGCCCCCGTCCCGGTGCAGAACGACCTCTTGGAGTCGGGGTTCGACGCCCTGGGCTCGCTGCTGTCTCCGACCCCACCGGTACCCGCTGCCGCTGCGGAGCCTGTGACCGCCTCACcggcgccctctggtggcttcGATGCTTCGA TGTTCGGCGGACTAGGCGACCTGCTGATGCCCGCCGTCACGCCCCAGAGCACCGGGGGCAGCGCCGCCGGCAGCGCGGCGGGAAGCATGGGAACTCCCGTCGCGGCGGGGGGCGTGGCGGCCGCGCCCCCGGCCGCCAAGGCCATCGGCGGGGACCTGGACTCGTCGCTGGCCAACCTGATCGGAG ACCTGGGAGTCAAGAAAAA GGATCCGCAGAGTGAGAAGAAGCTGACCGGAGGTGCCAACTGGACGCCAAAGGTGGCCCCCACAAGCTGGGCCACACCCGGAGCCCCCATG GCCGGCGCCACCCCCGGAGCTCCCGGGGCACCAGGGGCAGCTCCGCCCGGCGTAGCCGTGGCGCCGCCGATGAGCGCGCAGCCCGGCTTTGGCACG CCGGCAGCGGCAGGGCCGGGAGCCCCCATGATGCAGCCCATGATGGGGCAGCCCATGATGGGGCAGCCCATGATGGGGCAGCCCATGATCAGAGCtcccttcacagctgcagctggagccgCCGCACCAGGAGCaccg ATCTCTCCCGGACCAGCGTGCCAGAGTCCCAAGAAGCCCAAGGATCCACTGGCGGAACTCGACCTCAAGGATTTCTTATAA
- the snap91a gene encoding clathrin coat assembly protein AP180 isoform X6: protein MSGQTLTDRIAAAQYSLTGSEVARAVCKSTTHEQTAPKKKHLEYLIQATQETTVNVPQMADTLMERAGNASWVVVFKALITTHHLMVQGNERFLQFLASRNTLFNLSNFLDKTGSHGYDMSTFIRRYSRYLNEKAFAYRQMSFDFGRVKKGAEGAMRTMSVEKLLKGMPTLQSQIDALLDFDVHPPELNNAVINACFLLLFRDLIKLYACYNDGIINLLEKFFQMKRSQCKDGLEIYKRFLTRMTRVSEFFKIAEQVGIDKNDIPELTQAPESLLESLETHLNTLEGKKPEDKSPTKPDATANNSSTAAAAAAAAAAPAKHAPPAPAGGPPARPGPPAKPPPPAVTPTAPARTATANAAAAAAATAASNALIDDGFLLDLDPISSSSTGGAAVASSMTGWGDLLAEATPAASDGASDALLAEGESADADDADDADDADDAAAAPKAAAAAAAAAAAAAAPVPASLPISAPTATSAAVMDLFGDPFATTEGSADIAPGLDLFAMRPADTGAAAAAAAAASPTSSEAPTIVVPVAAPAAPTPSSTTTTTTATTESAAAPTLDIFGDMFDSMPEQSPATESKAATTPSVDLFGADLPAVSRGPSPLPELPPPGDIVTDSFASPAAAAAPSPGASSPPRAEPAPVIDLLDAFSGPVEDAQSAAPGGPADDLLGGLMSPTLAPTAAPPLAPLAPVPVQNDLLESGFDALGSLLSPTPPVPAAAAEPVTASPAPSGGFDASMFGGLGDLLMPAVTPQSTGGSAAGSAAGSMGTPVAAGGVAAAPPAAKAIGGDLDSSLANLIGDLGVKKKDPQSEKKLTGGANWTPKVAPTSWATPGAPMAGATPGAPGAPGAAPPGVAVAPPMSAQPGFGTPAAAGPGAPMMQPMMGQPMMGQPMMGQPMIRAPFTAAAGAAAPGAPISPGPACQSPKKPKDPLAELDLKDFL from the exons ACCTGATCCAGGCCACCCAGGAGACCACGGTGAACGTCCCCCAGATGGCCGACACACTGATGGAGAGGGCCGGCAACGCCAGCTGGGTGGTGGTTTTCAAAGCCCTGATCACCACACACCACCTCATGGTGCAAGGCAACGAG AGATTCCTGCAGTTCCTGGCTTCGAGAAACACCTTGTTCAACCTCAGCAACTTCCTGGACAAAACCGGTTCCCATG GCTACGACATGTCCACATTTATCAGACGCTACAGCCGCTATCTCAACGAGAAGGCTTTCGCCTACAGACAGATGTCTTTTGACTTTGGACGAGTCAAGAAAGG AGCTGAGGGAGCGATGAGGACCATGTCAGTGGAGAAGCTGCTGAAAGGGATGCCCACGCTGCAGAGCCAGATCGACGCCCTGCTGGACTTTGAC GTGCATCCACCAGAGCTGAACAACGCGGTGATAAACGCCTGCTTTCTGCTGCTCTTCAGAGATCTGATCAAGTTGTACGCCTGCTACAACGACGGCATCATCAACCTGCTCG AAAAATTCTTCCAGATGAAGCGAAGCCAGTGTAAAGACGGGCTGGAGATCTACAAGAGATTCCTGACACGGATGACGAGGGTTTCGGAGTTCTTCAAAATCGCCGAG CAAGTGGGAATAGACAAAAATGACATACCTGAACTCACTCAG GCCCCGGAGAGTCTTCTGGAGTCCCTGGAGACCCACCTCAACACTCTGGAGGGGAAGAAGCC GGAGGATAA gtcgCCCACTAAG CCGGACGCGACGGCCAACAACAGCTCgacggcggcggctgctgctgctgctgctgctgcaccggcCAAGCATGCGCCTCCCGCTCCAGCCGGCGGTCCCCCCGCTCGCCCCGGGCCTCCTGCCAAACCTCCCCCGCCCGCCGTCACCCCCACTGCTCCGGCCCGCACCGCCACCGCCaacgccgccgctgccgctgccgccacCGCTGCCAGCAA TGCCCTTATTGATGATGGGTTCTTGTTGGATCTAGACCCGATTTCCTCCTCGTCAACGGGGGGCGCCGCCGTTGCCTCCTCCATGACGGGATGGGGAG ATCTCCTGGCTGAGG CAACTCCGGCTGCCTCTGATGGAGCTTCTGACGCTCTCCTGGCGGAGGGAGAGTCTGCCGACGCCGATGACGCCGACGATGCCGACGATGCAGACGATGCAGCTGCCGCACCcaaagccgccgccgccgccgccgccgccgccgccgccgctgccgcacCAGTGCCCGCCTCTCTGCCCATCTCCGCTCCCACCGCCACCTCAGCCGCTGTCATGGACCTTTTCGGAG ACCCCTTTGCAACGACGGAGGGGAGTGCGGACATTGCTCCCGGGCTGGACCTGTTCGCCATGAGGCCCGCCGACAcgggggccgccgccgccgccgccgccgccgcctctcccACCTCCAGTGAGGCGCCGACCATCGTCGTCCCCGTCGCTGCCCCCGCTGCCCCCACCCcttcttccaccaccaccaccaccaccgccaccacagAGTCTGCAGCCGCCCCGACTCTAGATATCTTTGGTG ATATGTTTGATTCTATGCCTGAGCAAAGCCCCGCCACAGAATCCAAAGCTGCTACCACTCCTAGCGTAGACCTTTTCGGTGCAG ACCTTCCTGCTGTTTCACGCGGGCCCTCTCCTTTGCCCGAGCTGCCTCCGCCTGGAGACATTGTAACAG ACTCGTTCGCGTCCCCGGCTGCCGCGGCCGCCCCGTCCCCAGGAGCCTCATCTCCGCCCAGAGCAGAGCCGGCGCCAGTCATCGACCTGCTGG ACGCCTTCAGCGGCCCCGTGGAGGACGCGCAGAGCGCCGCTCCTGGAGGGCCTGCAGACGACCTGCTGGGAG GCCTGATGTCCCCCACCCTGGCCCCCACTGCCGCCCCACCCCTGGCTCCCTTGGCCCCCGTCCCGGTGCAGAACGACCTCTTGGAGTCGGGGTTCGACGCCCTGGGCTCGCTGCTGTCTCCGACCCCACCGGTACCCGCTGCCGCTGCGGAGCCTGTGACCGCCTCACcggcgccctctggtggcttcGATGCTTCGA TGTTCGGCGGACTAGGCGACCTGCTGATGCCCGCCGTCACGCCCCAGAGCACCGGGGGCAGCGCCGCCGGCAGCGCGGCGGGAAGCATGGGAACTCCCGTCGCGGCGGGGGGCGTGGCGGCCGCGCCCCCGGCCGCCAAGGCCATCGGCGGGGACCTGGACTCGTCGCTGGCCAACCTGATCGGAG ACCTGGGAGTCAAGAAAAA GGATCCGCAGAGTGAGAAGAAGCTGACCGGAGGTGCCAACTGGACGCCAAAGGTGGCCCCCACAAGCTGGGCCACACCCGGAGCCCCCATG GCCGGCGCCACCCCCGGAGCTCCCGGGGCACCAGGGGCAGCTCCGCCCGGCGTAGCCGTGGCGCCGCCGATGAGCGCGCAGCCCGGCTTTGGCACG CCGGCAGCGGCAGGGCCGGGAGCCCCCATGATGCAGCCCATGATGGGGCAGCCCATGATGGGGCAGCCCATGATGGGGCAGCCCATGATCAGAGCtcccttcacagctgcagctggagccgCCGCACCAGGAGCaccg ATCTCTCCCGGACCAGCGTGCCAGAGTCCCAAGAAGCCCAAGGATCCACTGGCGGAACTCGACCTCAAGGATTTCTTATAA
- the snap91a gene encoding clathrin coat assembly protein AP180 isoform X4 → MSGQTLTDRIAAAQYSLTGSEVARAVCKSTTHEQTAPKKKHLEYLIQATQETTVNVPQMADTLMERAGNASWVVVFKALITTHHLMVQGNERFLQFLASRNTLFNLSNFLDKTGSHGYDMSTFIRRYSRYLNEKAFAYRQMSFDFGRVKKGAEGAMRTMSVEKLLKGMPTLQSQIDALLDFDVHPPELNNAVINACFLLLFRDLIKLYACYNDGIINLLEKFFQMKRSQCKDGLEIYKRFLTRMTRVSEFFKIAEQVGIDKNDIPELTQAPESLLESLETHLNTLEGKKPEDKSPTKPDATANNSSTAAAAAAAAAAPAKHAPPAPAGGPPARPGPPAKPPPPAVTPTAPARTATANAAAAAAATAASNALIDDGFLLDLDPISSSSTGGAAVASSMTGWGDLLAEATPAASDGASDALLAEGESADADDADDADDADDAAAAPKAAAAAAAAAAAAAAPVPASLPISAPTATSAAVMDLFGGDGPAAAAAGPAADAFGGSDPFATTEGSADIAPGLDLFAMRPADTGAAAAAAAAASPTSSEAPTIVVPVAAPAAPTPSSTTTTTTATTESAAAPTLDIFGDMFDSMPEQSPATESKAATTPSVDLFGADLPAVSRGPSPLPELPPPGDIVTDSFASPAAAAAPSPGASSPPRAEPAPVIDLLDAFSGPVEDAQSAAPGGPADDLLGGLMSPTLAPTAAPPLAPLAPVPVQNDLLESGFDALGSLLSPTPPVPAAAAEPVTASPAPSGGFDASMFGGLGDLLMPAVTPQSTGGSAAGSAAGSMGTPVAAGGVAAAPPAAKAIGGDLDSSLANLIGDLGVKKKDPQSEKKLTGGANWTPKVAPTSWATPGAPMAGATPGAPGAPGAAPPGVAVAPPMSAQPGFGTPAAAGPGAPMMQPMMGQPMMGQPMMGQPMIRAPFTAAAGAAAPGAPISPGPACQSPKKPKDPLAELDLKDFL, encoded by the exons ACCTGATCCAGGCCACCCAGGAGACCACGGTGAACGTCCCCCAGATGGCCGACACACTGATGGAGAGGGCCGGCAACGCCAGCTGGGTGGTGGTTTTCAAAGCCCTGATCACCACACACCACCTCATGGTGCAAGGCAACGAG AGATTCCTGCAGTTCCTGGCTTCGAGAAACACCTTGTTCAACCTCAGCAACTTCCTGGACAAAACCGGTTCCCATG GCTACGACATGTCCACATTTATCAGACGCTACAGCCGCTATCTCAACGAGAAGGCTTTCGCCTACAGACAGATGTCTTTTGACTTTGGACGAGTCAAGAAAGG AGCTGAGGGAGCGATGAGGACCATGTCAGTGGAGAAGCTGCTGAAAGGGATGCCCACGCTGCAGAGCCAGATCGACGCCCTGCTGGACTTTGAC GTGCATCCACCAGAGCTGAACAACGCGGTGATAAACGCCTGCTTTCTGCTGCTCTTCAGAGATCTGATCAAGTTGTACGCCTGCTACAACGACGGCATCATCAACCTGCTCG AAAAATTCTTCCAGATGAAGCGAAGCCAGTGTAAAGACGGGCTGGAGATCTACAAGAGATTCCTGACACGGATGACGAGGGTTTCGGAGTTCTTCAAAATCGCCGAG CAAGTGGGAATAGACAAAAATGACATACCTGAACTCACTCAG GCCCCGGAGAGTCTTCTGGAGTCCCTGGAGACCCACCTCAACACTCTGGAGGGGAAGAAGCC GGAGGATAA gtcgCCCACTAAG CCGGACGCGACGGCCAACAACAGCTCgacggcggcggctgctgctgctgctgctgctgcaccggcCAAGCATGCGCCTCCCGCTCCAGCCGGCGGTCCCCCCGCTCGCCCCGGGCCTCCTGCCAAACCTCCCCCGCCCGCCGTCACCCCCACTGCTCCGGCCCGCACCGCCACCGCCaacgccgccgctgccgctgccgccacCGCTGCCAGCAA TGCCCTTATTGATGATGGGTTCTTGTTGGATCTAGACCCGATTTCCTCCTCGTCAACGGGGGGCGCCGCCGTTGCCTCCTCCATGACGGGATGGGGAG ATCTCCTGGCTGAGG CAACTCCGGCTGCCTCTGATGGAGCTTCTGACGCTCTCCTGGCGGAGGGAGAGTCTGCCGACGCCGATGACGCCGACGATGCCGACGATGCAGACGATGCAGCTGCCGCACCcaaagccgccgccgccgccgccgccgccgccgccgccgctgccgcacCAGTGCCCGCCTCTCTGCCCATCTCCGCTCCCACCGCCACCTCAGCCGCTGTCATGGACCTTTTCGGAG GAGACGGTCCTGCCGCCGCGGCCGCGGGCCCCGCCGCTGATGCGTTCGGTGGATCTG ACCCCTTTGCAACGACGGAGGGGAGTGCGGACATTGCTCCCGGGCTGGACCTGTTCGCCATGAGGCCCGCCGACAcgggggccgccgccgccgccgccgccgccgcctctcccACCTCCAGTGAGGCGCCGACCATCGTCGTCCCCGTCGCTGCCCCCGCTGCCCCCACCCcttcttccaccaccaccaccaccaccgccaccacagAGTCTGCAGCCGCCCCGACTCTAGATATCTTTGGTG ATATGTTTGATTCTATGCCTGAGCAAAGCCCCGCCACAGAATCCAAAGCTGCTACCACTCCTAGCGTAGACCTTTTCGGTGCAG ACCTTCCTGCTGTTTCACGCGGGCCCTCTCCTTTGCCCGAGCTGCCTCCGCCTGGAGACATTGTAACAG ACTCGTTCGCGTCCCCGGCTGCCGCGGCCGCCCCGTCCCCAGGAGCCTCATCTCCGCCCAGAGCAGAGCCGGCGCCAGTCATCGACCTGCTGG ACGCCTTCAGCGGCCCCGTGGAGGACGCGCAGAGCGCCGCTCCTGGAGGGCCTGCAGACGACCTGCTGGGAG GCCTGATGTCCCCCACCCTGGCCCCCACTGCCGCCCCACCCCTGGCTCCCTTGGCCCCCGTCCCGGTGCAGAACGACCTCTTGGAGTCGGGGTTCGACGCCCTGGGCTCGCTGCTGTCTCCGACCCCACCGGTACCCGCTGCCGCTGCGGAGCCTGTGACCGCCTCACcggcgccctctggtggcttcGATGCTTCGA TGTTCGGCGGACTAGGCGACCTGCTGATGCCCGCCGTCACGCCCCAGAGCACCGGGGGCAGCGCCGCCGGCAGCGCGGCGGGAAGCATGGGAACTCCCGTCGCGGCGGGGGGCGTGGCGGCCGCGCCCCCGGCCGCCAAGGCCATCGGCGGGGACCTGGACTCGTCGCTGGCCAACCTGATCGGAG ACCTGGGAGTCAAGAAAAA GGATCCGCAGAGTGAGAAGAAGCTGACCGGAGGTGCCAACTGGACGCCAAAGGTGGCCCCCACAAGCTGGGCCACACCCGGAGCCCCCATG GCCGGCGCCACCCCCGGAGCTCCCGGGGCACCAGGGGCAGCTCCGCCCGGCGTAGCCGTGGCGCCGCCGATGAGCGCGCAGCCCGGCTTTGGCACG CCGGCAGCGGCAGGGCCGGGAGCCCCCATGATGCAGCCCATGATGGGGCAGCCCATGATGGGGCAGCCCATGATGGGGCAGCCCATGATCAGAGCtcccttcacagctgcagctggagccgCCGCACCAGGAGCaccg ATCTCTCCCGGACCAGCGTGCCAGAGTCCCAAGAAGCCCAAGGATCCACTGGCGGAACTCGACCTCAAGGATTTCTTATAA